Proteins co-encoded in one Gossypium arboreum isolate Shixiya-1 chromosome 11, ASM2569848v2, whole genome shotgun sequence genomic window:
- the LOC108470869 gene encoding protein tesmin/TSO1-like CXC 2 isoform X1, which yields MDTPHKTQITPTPTSSLSKFEDSPVFKYIDSLSPIEQAKSSQTDNAFNSLAFLSPSSLFPSPQINCHRESRFSVKRHHFSADLNTRVLQSSNESNASQEASKAAGQSGLYDEHPGCLSNDGSSKGISSDLFDKQSDLAVELPGTSKYDCRSPDDNLEACDALLKKTSLEVVEQERSPFQRSRDEWKERQRSFENERDLRKIRRIKPSEEAAGCGWVAVVSDVADMLTVNTSIIHENSDGQDQRTVDSGTTSFISNIPEFSLDNANNLENAESGDHQGSCKQNELGDSVTDQTSCILSTCLPDKPVVTDSSLKKDDKGEKCSQLSRQRSIRRRCLVFEKSPGFGLHLNSLPNILKGQNPPNKSILSSMKMGEVPSDNGTVVIESSCEAPASIGGTDADHNTPEKKRQKFELVEESASCKRCNCKRSKCLKLYCDCFAAGLYCIEPCSCLDCFNKPIHEKMVLETRKQIESRNPQAFAPKVIRSTDSVLDTWGENNKTPASARHKRGCNCRKSSCLKKYCECFQAGVGCSPSCRCEGCKNSFGRKDGCDESGSDGEGLEACEKNASDKNSHDIVTHKNAEEHRDLPVPSNISRLPLAYSGKFTGSFPHSIRSSSQLCNTPEHGSSESSLCQSKFNSNLQAIPEDETPKVLKHKCLPLILKTNSPPNSKRVSPPHHECSSSTAQRSRKLILKSIPSFPSFCPP from the exons ATGGATACACCACATAAAACCCAGATCACTCCGACTCCTACTTCTTCTCTTTCCAAATTTGAG GATTCACCTGTCTTTAAGTACATTGATAGCCTTTCTCCTATTGAGCAAGCCAAGTCCAGTCAGACTGATAATGCTTTCAATTCATTAGCTTTTTTGTCCCCTTCATCTTTGTTTCCCTCCCCACAAATCAATTGCCATAGGGAATCCAGGTTTTCagttaaaag GCATCATTTCTCGGCAGATTTAAACACTAGGGTCCTCCAGAGCAGTAATGAATCTAATGCAAGTCAGGAAGCTTCAAAAGCTGCTGGGCAATCTGGCTTGTACGATGAGCATCCAGGATGTCTCAGTAATGACGGTTCATCCAAAGGAATTAGCAGTGATCTGTTTGACAAGCAATCAGATTTAGCGGTTGAGTTGCCAGGAACCTCAAAATATGATTGTAGGAGTCCTGATGATAACCTGGAGGCTTGTGATGCATTACTGAAAAAAACAAGTCTGGAAGTGGTGGAGCAAGAGAGATCTCCTTTCCAACGCAGTAGAGATGAATGGAAAGAGAGGCAACGGTCATTTGAAAATGAAAGAGATTTGCGTAAAATACGTCGGATTAAGCCGAGCGAAGAAGCAGCAGGATGTGGCTGGGTGGCAGTTGTTTCTGATGTTGCTGATATGTTGACAGTGAATACATCTATCATTCACGAGAATAGTGATGGACAGGATCAGAGAACGGTAGACTCTGGGACAACCTCTTTTATATCAAATATCCCAGAGTTTTCGCTTGATAATGCAAATAATTTAGAAAATGCAGAATCTGGTGATCATCAAGGTTCTTGCAAACAAAATGAATTGGGAGATTCAGTAACAGATCAGACATCTTGCATCCTGTCTACTTGTCTACCGGACAAACCAGTAGTTACTGATTCAAGTTTGAAGAAGGATGATAAGGGGGAGAAATGCAGCCAGTTGAGTCGTCAG CGTAGCATAAGACGGCGTTGTTTGGTGTTTGAGAAGTCACCTGGTTTCGGTTTGCACTTGAATTCTCTTCCAAACATCTTGAAAG GCCAGAATCctcctaataaatcaattttaagcTCTATGAAAATGGGTGAGGTTCCTAGTGACAATGGAACTGTAGTTATAGAAAGTTCTTGTGAGGCTCCTGCATCTATTGGTGGCACTGACGCTGACCACAATACTCCTGAAAAGAAGAG GCAAAAGTTTGAACTTGTTGAGGAGAGTGCCTCATGCAAGCGCTGTAACTGTAAGAGATCAAAATGCTTGAAACT TTACTGCGACTGCTTTGCTGCTGGTCTCTACTGTATTGAGCCTTGTTCATGCTTAGATTGCTTCAATAAACCGATTCATGAAAAGATGGTTTTAGAGACTCGTAAACAGATTGAATCTCGCAATCCACAAGCATTTGCTCCCAAAGTGATTAGAAGCACAGACAGTGTTTTGGATACCTGG GGTGAAAATAACAAAACTCCAGCTTCTGCCAGGCATAAAAGAGGATGCAATTGTAGAAAGTCAAGTTGCTTAAAGAAGTACTGTGAATGTTTTCAG GCTGGTGTTGGATGCTCTCCCAGTTGTAGATGTGAAGGTTGTAAAAATAGTTTTGGTCGGAAGGATG GATGTGATGAATCTGGATCTGATGGGGAGGGCTTAGAGGCCTGTGAAAAGAATGCATCAGATAAAAATTCCCACGACATTGTAACCCATAAAAATGCTGAGGAGCATCGAGATCTTCCAGTACCATCTAATATTTCCAG GCTGCCGTTAGCTTATAGTGGGAAGTTCACTGGATCTTTTCCTCATTCTATCAGGTCATCTTCTCAGTTGTGCAACACCCCAGAACATGGCTCATCAGAATCTTCCTTGTGTCAGTCCAAGTTCAATTCAAATCTTCAGGCAATTCCAGAAGATGAAACTCCTAAGGTTCTGAAACATAAATGCTTACCACTTATTCTGAAAACAAACTCCCCTCCCAACTCTAAGAGAGTTTCACCACCGCATCACGAGTGCAGTTCATCCACTGCACAACGTAGTAGGAAGTTGATACTGAAATCTATACCTTCATTTCCATCATTCTGTCCACCATGA
- the LOC108472403 gene encoding ornithine decarboxylase 1B, chloroplastic-like, translating to MDVFLVISCIRNSFFNKFSSFLSNKVSKLRPMVGEAKLIANRVTKPVSRDDLFHFIKSAISNEQQQTDPFYVLDLDAIRSLVETWFCNLPVVQPFYAVKCNPNPAFLKEMAALGTGFDCASLPEIETILSLGVSPDRIVFANTCKPESHIKYAAKVGVNLTTFDSNYELEKIKKWHPKCALLIRIKVPETSGATFKFGSKFGALPEEIVPLLKAAQEAKLQVVGVSFHIGSRAINFHAFDDAIEAAKTTFDTAAQLGLPKMHILDIGGGFTSGPKFTDAASAVIAALQKYFPGELADGHLKIIAEPGRFFANSPFTLATSVIGKRERAEVKEYWISDGISGSMNFLKYDHDEVICTPLIMKNPTCKELKTWSSTVFGPTCDAADTVLKGFELPELDVNDWLVFHNMGAYTSSRGNDFNGFKTSAIPTIAYEN from the coding sequence ATGGATGTCTTCTTGGTTATTTCATGCATTCGCAACTCTTTTTTCAATAAGTTCTCTTCCTTTCTTTCGAACAAAGTCTCCAAGCTCAGACCAATGGTGGGTGAAGCAAAGTTGATAGCAAATAGGGTGACAAAACCCGTATCCAGAGAtgatttatttcatttcattaaaTCAGCCATTTCCAATGAACAACAACAAACAGACCCATTTTACGTGCTGGATTTGGATGCAATCAGGTCCCTGGTGGAGACATGGTTCTGTAATCTTCCAGTAGTTCAACCTTTCTATGCTGTCAAATGCAACCCTAACCCTGCTTTCCTCAAAGAAATGGCAGCTCTCGGCACCGGCTTCGACTGTGCAAGCCTTCCTGAGATTGAaaccattttgtctcttggggTTTCGCCTGATCGAATCGTTTTCGCAAACACATGTAAACCTGAGTCTCACATCAAGTATGCAGCTAAAGTTGGCGTTAACTTAACCACTTTCGACTCCAACTATGAGCTCGAAAAGATCAAAAAGTGGCACCCGAAATGTGCACTGTTGATCCGAATCAAAGTCCCGGAAACCAGTGGTGCAACATTCAAGTTCGGTTCCAAGTTCGGTGCACTCCCTGAGGAAATTGTTCCGCTTCTGAAAGCAGCTCAAGAAGCAAAGCTCCAAGTCGTTGGCGTCTCGTTTCATATTGGGAGCAGAGCAATTAACTTCCATGCATTCGACGATGCCATTGAAGCAGCCAAAACAACGTTCGACACTGCAGCTCAACTTGGGCTACCTAAAATGCATATCTTAGACATAGGTGGAGGCTTCACATCAGGTCCAAAGTTTACCGATGCAGCCTCCGCCGTGATAGCTGCTTTACAAAAATATTTCCCTGGTGAGCTAGCTGATGGTCACTTAAAAATCATTGCGGAACCTGGTCGCTTCTTTGCTAATTCGCCATTTACATTAGCAACAAGCGTAATAGGGAAACGAGAAAGGGCGGAGGTTAAGGAGTACTGGATTAGCGATGGGATTTCGGGGTCGATGAACTTTTTGAAGTACGATCACGATGAAGTGATTTGCACTCCTCTCATCATGAAAAACCCTACATGCAAAGAATTGAAAACATGGAGTTCCACTGTTTTTGGACCGACATGCGATGCAGCTGATACGGTTTTGAAGGGTTTTGAATTGCCAGAATTGGACGTGAATGATTGGCTGGTCTTTCACAACATGGGTGCTTATACTTCATCCCGTGGGAATGATTTCAATGGGTTCAAAACTTCGGCCATTCCAACTATTGCCTATGAAAATTAG
- the LOC108470869 gene encoding protein tesmin/TSO1-like CXC 2 isoform X2: MDTPHKTQITPTPTSSLSKFEDSPVFKYIDSLSPIEQAKSSQTDNAFNSLAFLSPSSLFPSPQINCHRESRFSVKRHHFSADLNTRVLQSSNESNASQEASKAAGQSGLYDEHPGCLSNDGSSKGISSDLFDKQSDLAVELPGTSKYDCRSPDDNLEACDALLKKTSLEVVEQERSPFQRSRDEWKERQRSFENERDLRKIRRIKPSEEAAGCGWVAVVSDVADMLTVNTSIIHENSDGQDQRTVDSGTTSFISNIPEFSLDNANNLENAESGDHQGSCKQNELGDSVTDQTSCILSTCLPDKPVVTDSSLKKDDKGEKCSQLSRQRSIRRRCLVFEKSPGFGLHLNSLPNILKGQNPPNKSILSSMKMGEVPSDNGTVVIESSCEAPASIGGTDADHNTPEKKRQKFELVEESASCKRCNCKRSKCLKLYCDCFAAGLYCIEPCSCLDCFNKPIHEKMVLETRKQIESRNPQAFAPKVIRSTDSVLDTWGENNKTPASARHKRGCNCRKSSCLKKYCECFQAGVGCSPSCRCEGCKNSFGRKDGCDESGSDGEGLEACEKNASDKNSHDIVTHKNAEEHRDLPVPSNISRSSSQLCNTPEHGSSESSLCQSKFNSNLQAIPEDETPKVLKHKCLPLILKTNSPPNSKRVSPPHHECSSSTAQRSRKLILKSIPSFPSFCPP; this comes from the exons ATGGATACACCACATAAAACCCAGATCACTCCGACTCCTACTTCTTCTCTTTCCAAATTTGAG GATTCACCTGTCTTTAAGTACATTGATAGCCTTTCTCCTATTGAGCAAGCCAAGTCCAGTCAGACTGATAATGCTTTCAATTCATTAGCTTTTTTGTCCCCTTCATCTTTGTTTCCCTCCCCACAAATCAATTGCCATAGGGAATCCAGGTTTTCagttaaaag GCATCATTTCTCGGCAGATTTAAACACTAGGGTCCTCCAGAGCAGTAATGAATCTAATGCAAGTCAGGAAGCTTCAAAAGCTGCTGGGCAATCTGGCTTGTACGATGAGCATCCAGGATGTCTCAGTAATGACGGTTCATCCAAAGGAATTAGCAGTGATCTGTTTGACAAGCAATCAGATTTAGCGGTTGAGTTGCCAGGAACCTCAAAATATGATTGTAGGAGTCCTGATGATAACCTGGAGGCTTGTGATGCATTACTGAAAAAAACAAGTCTGGAAGTGGTGGAGCAAGAGAGATCTCCTTTCCAACGCAGTAGAGATGAATGGAAAGAGAGGCAACGGTCATTTGAAAATGAAAGAGATTTGCGTAAAATACGTCGGATTAAGCCGAGCGAAGAAGCAGCAGGATGTGGCTGGGTGGCAGTTGTTTCTGATGTTGCTGATATGTTGACAGTGAATACATCTATCATTCACGAGAATAGTGATGGACAGGATCAGAGAACGGTAGACTCTGGGACAACCTCTTTTATATCAAATATCCCAGAGTTTTCGCTTGATAATGCAAATAATTTAGAAAATGCAGAATCTGGTGATCATCAAGGTTCTTGCAAACAAAATGAATTGGGAGATTCAGTAACAGATCAGACATCTTGCATCCTGTCTACTTGTCTACCGGACAAACCAGTAGTTACTGATTCAAGTTTGAAGAAGGATGATAAGGGGGAGAAATGCAGCCAGTTGAGTCGTCAG CGTAGCATAAGACGGCGTTGTTTGGTGTTTGAGAAGTCACCTGGTTTCGGTTTGCACTTGAATTCTCTTCCAAACATCTTGAAAG GCCAGAATCctcctaataaatcaattttaagcTCTATGAAAATGGGTGAGGTTCCTAGTGACAATGGAACTGTAGTTATAGAAAGTTCTTGTGAGGCTCCTGCATCTATTGGTGGCACTGACGCTGACCACAATACTCCTGAAAAGAAGAG GCAAAAGTTTGAACTTGTTGAGGAGAGTGCCTCATGCAAGCGCTGTAACTGTAAGAGATCAAAATGCTTGAAACT TTACTGCGACTGCTTTGCTGCTGGTCTCTACTGTATTGAGCCTTGTTCATGCTTAGATTGCTTCAATAAACCGATTCATGAAAAGATGGTTTTAGAGACTCGTAAACAGATTGAATCTCGCAATCCACAAGCATTTGCTCCCAAAGTGATTAGAAGCACAGACAGTGTTTTGGATACCTGG GGTGAAAATAACAAAACTCCAGCTTCTGCCAGGCATAAAAGAGGATGCAATTGTAGAAAGTCAAGTTGCTTAAAGAAGTACTGTGAATGTTTTCAG GCTGGTGTTGGATGCTCTCCCAGTTGTAGATGTGAAGGTTGTAAAAATAGTTTTGGTCGGAAGGATG GATGTGATGAATCTGGATCTGATGGGGAGGGCTTAGAGGCCTGTGAAAAGAATGCATCAGATAAAAATTCCCACGACATTGTAACCCATAAAAATGCTGAGGAGCATCGAGATCTTCCAGTACCATCTAATATTTCCAG GTCATCTTCTCAGTTGTGCAACACCCCAGAACATGGCTCATCAGAATCTTCCTTGTGTCAGTCCAAGTTCAATTCAAATCTTCAGGCAATTCCAGAAGATGAAACTCCTAAGGTTCTGAAACATAAATGCTTACCACTTATTCTGAAAACAAACTCCCCTCCCAACTCTAAGAGAGTTTCACCACCGCATCACGAGTGCAGTTCATCCACTGCACAACGTAGTAGGAAGTTGATACTGAAATCTATACCTTCATTTCCATCATTCTGTCCACCATGA